The sequence GCCCGCGCGCGTGCGCCTTGCCGCGGTTTAGCAACATCAGGCGGTCGCAAAAGCGGGCGGCAAGGTTGAGGTCATGCACCACGGCAACGGCCGTGAGGCCCTGGCGAACAAGGCTGCGGATCAGCGTAAACACCTGAAGTTGGTGCTGCACGTCGAGGCCCGCCGTCGGTTCGTCCAGCAAGAGCAGCCGGGGTTGCTGGGTGAGCGCCCGTGCCAGGAGCACGCGCTGGCGCTCGCCGGCGGATACCTCGGTGATGAGGCGCGTTACGAACTCTTCGGTCTCGGTGTCCTTCATGCGTTGCCTGGCAAGGTCGCGATCATGCGCGCCTTCGGTTTGAAAACGGCCCAGATGTGGGTTTCTCCCCATCAGGACTACCTCCAAGCACGAAAAGGCAAAGTTAAGGGTGGTGCTCTGCGGCAGCAGCGCGATGTGCCGCGCAATCTCTTGGGGCGA is a genomic window of Chloroflexota bacterium containing:
- a CDS encoding heme ABC transporter ATP-binding protein — protein: MSTSSDSAGITDSRRIEGAELAAKDVSFAVGMTQLLEAVSLEVRSGSLLGLIGPNGAGKSTLLKCISQLLSPTTGRVCLDGVDLRRQSPQEIARHIALLPQSTTLNFAFSCLEVVLMGRNPHLGRFQTEGAHDRDLARQRMKDTETEEFVTRLITEVSAGERQRVLLARALTQQPRLLLLDEPTAGLDVQHQLQVFTLIRSLVRQGLTAVAVVHDLNLAARFCDRLMLLNRGKAHARGPVSDVLTAENLADVFRVKATVEPDPALGVLRVTVLAALD